In a single window of the Cucumis melo cultivar AY chromosome 11, USDA_Cmelo_AY_1.0, whole genome shotgun sequence genome:
- the LOC103501119 gene encoding F-box protein SKIP2 → MGQFYSSAGTSPDLNCLQRWPPGSQIGGFSSPLALPSTEQNDEGLLDFVDFTFSLPDECLASIFRFLNSGDRKICSLVCKRWFQVEGQSRHRLSLNAQDEILPFLPSLFTRFDSVKKLSLRCNRKISRINDDALSLVSIRCRNLTRIKLSGRFQLTDMGIAAFASNCKTLKKFSCSSCTLGGNSINALLKHCSTLEELSLKGLRGVIAGNEPIVPGAAAASLRSILLKDLADGLSLIPLIMGSKNLKALKIIRCQGNWDDLFQLFGNGNAMASLTEVHIERIQVSDCGVSAISNCLDLEILHLIKVWDCSNFGLARIAEHCKKIRKLHIDGWRINRIGDEGLMAIAKQCLDLQELVLIGVNPTCLSLSLLASNCVNLERLALCGSRVGDEEIACIAAKCKSLKKLCIKGCPISNIGIESLAWGCPNLAKIKVKKCKGVTGEIKEWLVEKRTSLSVNWDVEEIDHLDASSSDAGSAREVAILEPRPMETGVEAPVAGDGRLTILKTTLGLLAGRSLMACTFGRWSNTTPDSSSSI, encoded by the coding sequence ATGGGTCAGTTTTATTCTTCTGCTGGAACCTCTCCGGACCTCAATTGCCTCCAACGATGGCCGCCGGGTTCTCAAATCGGTGGTTTCTCTTCCCCTTTGGCCCTTCCTTCGACGGAGCAAAACGATGAGGGTTTGTTGGATTTTGTGGACTTTACTTTTTCCCTTCCTGATGAATGTTTGGCATCCATTTTCCGATTCCTCAACTCCGGTGACCGGAAAATTTGTTCGTTGGTTTGTAAGCGGTGGTTTCAAGTGGAGGGTCAGAGCCGTCACCGTTTGTCCCTCAATGCTCAGGATGAGATTCTCCCATTTCTTCCATCTCTCTTTACTCGATTCGACTCCGTGAAGAAGCTTTCTCTTCGATGCAACCGGAAAATCTCTCGAATCAATGACGATGCTTTGAGTCTCGTCTCAATCCGTTGCCGGAATCTGACCCGGATCAAGCTCTCCGGCAGATTTCAACTCACGGATATGGGTATTGCCGCTTTTGCTTCTAATTGCAAAACCTTGAAGAAATTCTCTTGTAGTTCATGTACGTTGGGGGGCAATTCCATTAATGCTCTCCTCAAGCACTGCAGCACTTTGGAGGAATTGTCCTTGAAGGGTCTCCGTGGCGTCATCGCCGGTAACGAGCCCATCGTGCCCGGCGCAGCGGCGGCGTCTCTGAGATCCATTCTGCTGAAGGATCTTGCTGATGGGTTGAGCTTAATTCCTCTGATCATGGGTTCTAAAAATCTGAAAGCTCTGAAGATCATTCGCTGCCAAGGGAATTGGGATGACCTCTTCCAATTGTTTGGCAATGGAAATGCTATGGCTAGTTTGACTGAAGTTCACATTGAGAGGATCCAGGTGAGTGACTGTGGAGTTTCAGCCATTTCTAACTGTTTAGATTTAGAGATATTGCATCTTATCAAAGTATGGGATTGTTCAAATTTTGGCCTTGCTCGTATTGCTGAACATTGTAAAAAGATTAGGAAACTTCATATTGATGGGTGGAGAATTAATAGAATAGGAGATGAAGGGCTGATGGCAATAGCTAAACAATGCCTCGATTTACAAGAGCTTGTTCTAATTGGGGTAAACCCAACTTGTTTATCTCTATCGTTGTTGGCTTCAAACTGTGTGAATTTGGAGAGATTGGCTTTGTGTGGGAGTAGAGTTGGGGACGAAGAGATTGCCTGCATTGCAGCAAAATGCAAGTCGTTGAAGAAACTTTGCATCAAAGGATGTCCAATTTCAAATATTGGGATTGAATCACTGGCTTGGGGGTGTCCCAATTTAGCTAAGATTAAAGTGAAGAAATGCAAAGGGGTAACTGGTGAGATCAAGGAATGGCTTGTAGAGAAGAGGACATCATTGAGTGTTAATTGGGATGTTGAGGAGATTGATCACTTGGATGCGAGTAGTAGCGATGCCGGGAGTGCTCGGGAAGTTGCTATCCTTGAGCCGAGGCCGATGGAGACCGGGGTTGAAGCTCCAGTCGCCGGGGATGGTCGGTTGACGATTTTGAAGACAACGTTGGGACTTCTGGCTGGGAGAAGTTTGATGGCGTGCACATTTGGGAGGTGGTCTAATACTACTCCTGATTCAAGCAGTAGTATATGA